The Primulina tabacum isolate GXHZ01 chromosome 16, ASM2559414v2, whole genome shotgun sequence genome window below encodes:
- the LOC142528604 gene encoding 5-methyltetrahydropteroyltriglutamate--homocysteine methyltransferase-like isoform X1 has protein sequence MRVCSSIKFVGIVPLVRVSGINMASHIVGYPRMGPKRELKFALESFWDGKSSAEDLEKVSADLRASIWKQMTDAGIKYIPSNTFSYYDQVLDTTAMLGAVPSRYNWSGTEIGFSTYFSMARGNASVPAMEMTKWFDTNYHFIVPELGPDVKFSYASHKAVNEYKEAKALGVDTVPVLVGPVTYLLLSKPAKGVEKTFPLLSLLDKILPVYKEVITELKAAGASWIQFDEPTLVLDLDSHQLEAFTKAYAQLESSLSGLHVLIETYFADVPAAAFKTLTSLAGVAGFGFDLVRGSKTLDLIKSEFPSGKVLFAGVVDGRNIWANDLDASLITLQSLEGIVGKDKLVVSTSCSLLHTAVDLVNEPKLDREIKSWLAFAAQKIVEVDALAKSLAGKKDEAFFSANSAAQASRKFSPRVNNEAVQKAAAALKGSDHRRATNVSSRLDVQQKKLNLPILPTTTIGSFPQTIELRRVRREYKAKKISEEEYISSIKEEIKKVVKLQEELDIDVLVHGEPERNDMVEYFGEQLSGFAFTANGWVQSYGSRCVKPPIIYGDVSRPKPMTVFWSTAAQSMTKRPMKGMLTGPVTILNWSFVRNDQPRFETCYQIALAIKDEVEDLEKAGITVIQIDEAALREGLPLRKAEHAFYLDWAVHSFRITNSGVEDTTQIHTHMCYSNFNDIIHSIIDMDADVITIENSRSDEKLLSVFREGVKYGAGIGPGVYDIHSPRIPSTEEIADRINKMLAVLETNILWVNPDCGLKTRKYGEVKPALENMVSAAKLLRTQLASAK, from the exons TCGGCATTGTGCCCCTGGTTCGGGTTTCGGGCAT AAACATGGCTTCTCACATCGTTGGATACCCACGTATGGGCCCTAAGAGAGAGCTGAAGTTTGCTCTGGAATCTTTCTGGGATGGCAAGAGCAGCGCAGAGGATTTGGAAAAAGTGTCGGCTGACCTCAGGGCATCCATCTGGAAGCAGATGACTGATGCCGGGATCAAGTATATTCCTAGCAACACGTTCTCTTACTATGATCAGGTACTTGATACAACTGCTATGCTTGGTGCTGTCCCCTCGAGATACAATTGGAGTGGCACTGAGATTGGTTTCTCAACCTACTTTTCCATGGCAAGAGGAAATGCCTCAGTTCCTGCTATGGAAATGACCAAGTGGTTTGACACCAACTA CCACTTTATTGTACCAGAATTGGGACCAGATGTGAAATTTTCATATGCTTCCCACAAAGCTGTGAACGAATACAAAGAGGCTAAAGCG CTTGGTGTTGATACCGTCCCTGTACTTGTCGGCCCTGTTACATACTTGTTGCTTTCTAAGCCCGCCAAGGGTGTTGAAAAGACTTTCCCTCTTCTCTCTCTTCTCGACAAAATTCTTCCAGTCTACAA GGAAGTTATTACTGAATTGAAGGCAGCAGGTGCTTCGTGGATCCAGTTTGATGAGCCCACACTTGTTTTGGATCTCGACTCTCACCAATTGGAAGCATTCACCAAGGCATATGCTCAATTAGAATCAAGCTTATCTGGGCTTCATGTTCTTATCGAGACTTACTTTGCTGATGTCCCTGCGGCGGCATTCAAAACCCTTACCTCTCTTGCCGGAGTCGCTGGGTTTGGTTTTGATTTGGTCCGTGGTAGCAAGACCCTTGATTTGATCAAGAGTGAATTCCCTTCTGGAAAAGTCCTTTTTGCTGGAGTGGTTGATGGCAGGAACATCTGGGCTAATGATCTGGATGCATCTCTCATCACCCTGCAGTCTCTTGAAGGCATCGTGGGAAAGG ATAAGCTTGTTGTGTCCACCTCCTGCTCCCTTCTCCACACTGCTGTGGATCTTGTAAATGAGCCTAAGCTGGACAGAGAAATTAAATCCTGGCTCGCATTTGCTGCGCAAAAAATTGTTGAAGTTGATGCTTTGGCAAAGTCACTGGCTGGAAAGAAGGATGAG GCATTCTTCTCTGCTAATTCTGCTGCTCAGGCTTCCAGGAAATTCTCCCCGAGGGTGAATAATGAAGCTGTCCAAAAGGCT GCTGCCGCTTTGAAGGGCTCTGACCACCGCCGTGCTACCAATGTTAGTTCTAGACTTGATGTTCAACAAAAGAAGCTTAACCTTCCAATCCTACCAACCACCACCATTGGTTCCTTCCCCCAGACCATAGAACTCAGAAGAGTCCGCCGTGAATACAAAGCCAAAAA GATCTCTGAGGAGGAATATATCTCCTCTATAAAAGAGGAAATCAAGAAAGTTGTCAAGCTTCAGGAGGAGCTTGACATCGATGTTCTTGTTCATGGAGAGCCAGAG AGGAACGACATGGTTGAGTACTTCGGCGAGCAATTGTCTGGCTTCGCCTTCACTGCCAATGGGTGGGTGCAATCTTATGGATCTCGCTGTGTGAAGCCACCGATTATTTATGGTGATGTGAGTCGGCCCAAGCCAATGACCGTCTTCTGGTCCACTGCTGCCCAGAGCATGACCAAGCGCCCAATGAAGGGAATGCTTACAGGCCCAGTTACCATTCTTAACTGGTCCTTTGTACGAAACGACCAACCCAG ATTCGAAACCTGCTATCAAATCGCTTTGGCCATTAAGGACGAAGTTGAGGATCTTGAGAAGGCAGGAATTACTGTGATCCAAATTGACGAAGCTGCACTGAGAGAAGGATTGCCTCTGAGGAAGGCTGAACATGCTTTCTACCTAGACTGGGCCGTCCACTCATTCCGAATCACCAACTCTGGTGTCGAGGACACAACCCAG ATCCACACCCACATGTGCTACTCCAACTTCAACGACATCATCCACTCCATTATCGACATGGATGCTGATGTGATCACGATTGAAAACTCCCGGTCTGATGAGAAGCTGCTATCTGTGTTCCGTGAAGGCGTGAAATATGGTGCTGGAATTGGTCCTGGTGTGTACGATATCCACTCCCCGAGAATACCATCTACTGAAGAAATTGCGGACAGAATCAATAAGATGCTTGCTGTTCTTGAAACCAACATCTTGTGGGTAAATCCCGATTGTGGCCTGAAAACGCGCAAGTATGGTGAAGTGAAGCCTGCACTCGAAAACATGGTTTCTGCAGCAAAACTCCTTCGCACTCAGCTTGCAAGTGCTAAATGA
- the LOC142528604 gene encoding 5-methyltetrahydropteroyltriglutamate--homocysteine methyltransferase-like isoform X2 — protein sequence MASHIVGYPRMGPKRELKFALESFWDGKSSAEDLEKVSADLRASIWKQMTDAGIKYIPSNTFSYYDQVLDTTAMLGAVPSRYNWSGTEIGFSTYFSMARGNASVPAMEMTKWFDTNYHFIVPELGPDVKFSYASHKAVNEYKEAKALGVDTVPVLVGPVTYLLLSKPAKGVEKTFPLLSLLDKILPVYKEVITELKAAGASWIQFDEPTLVLDLDSHQLEAFTKAYAQLESSLSGLHVLIETYFADVPAAAFKTLTSLAGVAGFGFDLVRGSKTLDLIKSEFPSGKVLFAGVVDGRNIWANDLDASLITLQSLEGIVGKDKLVVSTSCSLLHTAVDLVNEPKLDREIKSWLAFAAQKIVEVDALAKSLAGKKDEAFFSANSAAQASRKFSPRVNNEAVQKAAAALKGSDHRRATNVSSRLDVQQKKLNLPILPTTTIGSFPQTIELRRVRREYKAKKISEEEYISSIKEEIKKVVKLQEELDIDVLVHGEPERNDMVEYFGEQLSGFAFTANGWVQSYGSRCVKPPIIYGDVSRPKPMTVFWSTAAQSMTKRPMKGMLTGPVTILNWSFVRNDQPRFETCYQIALAIKDEVEDLEKAGITVIQIDEAALREGLPLRKAEHAFYLDWAVHSFRITNSGVEDTTQIHTHMCYSNFNDIIHSIIDMDADVITIENSRSDEKLLSVFREGVKYGAGIGPGVYDIHSPRIPSTEEIADRINKMLAVLETNILWVNPDCGLKTRKYGEVKPALENMVSAAKLLRTQLASAK from the exons ATGGCTTCTCACATCGTTGGATACCCACGTATGGGCCCTAAGAGAGAGCTGAAGTTTGCTCTGGAATCTTTCTGGGATGGCAAGAGCAGCGCAGAGGATTTGGAAAAAGTGTCGGCTGACCTCAGGGCATCCATCTGGAAGCAGATGACTGATGCCGGGATCAAGTATATTCCTAGCAACACGTTCTCTTACTATGATCAGGTACTTGATACAACTGCTATGCTTGGTGCTGTCCCCTCGAGATACAATTGGAGTGGCACTGAGATTGGTTTCTCAACCTACTTTTCCATGGCAAGAGGAAATGCCTCAGTTCCTGCTATGGAAATGACCAAGTGGTTTGACACCAACTA CCACTTTATTGTACCAGAATTGGGACCAGATGTGAAATTTTCATATGCTTCCCACAAAGCTGTGAACGAATACAAAGAGGCTAAAGCG CTTGGTGTTGATACCGTCCCTGTACTTGTCGGCCCTGTTACATACTTGTTGCTTTCTAAGCCCGCCAAGGGTGTTGAAAAGACTTTCCCTCTTCTCTCTCTTCTCGACAAAATTCTTCCAGTCTACAA GGAAGTTATTACTGAATTGAAGGCAGCAGGTGCTTCGTGGATCCAGTTTGATGAGCCCACACTTGTTTTGGATCTCGACTCTCACCAATTGGAAGCATTCACCAAGGCATATGCTCAATTAGAATCAAGCTTATCTGGGCTTCATGTTCTTATCGAGACTTACTTTGCTGATGTCCCTGCGGCGGCATTCAAAACCCTTACCTCTCTTGCCGGAGTCGCTGGGTTTGGTTTTGATTTGGTCCGTGGTAGCAAGACCCTTGATTTGATCAAGAGTGAATTCCCTTCTGGAAAAGTCCTTTTTGCTGGAGTGGTTGATGGCAGGAACATCTGGGCTAATGATCTGGATGCATCTCTCATCACCCTGCAGTCTCTTGAAGGCATCGTGGGAAAGG ATAAGCTTGTTGTGTCCACCTCCTGCTCCCTTCTCCACACTGCTGTGGATCTTGTAAATGAGCCTAAGCTGGACAGAGAAATTAAATCCTGGCTCGCATTTGCTGCGCAAAAAATTGTTGAAGTTGATGCTTTGGCAAAGTCACTGGCTGGAAAGAAGGATGAG GCATTCTTCTCTGCTAATTCTGCTGCTCAGGCTTCCAGGAAATTCTCCCCGAGGGTGAATAATGAAGCTGTCCAAAAGGCT GCTGCCGCTTTGAAGGGCTCTGACCACCGCCGTGCTACCAATGTTAGTTCTAGACTTGATGTTCAACAAAAGAAGCTTAACCTTCCAATCCTACCAACCACCACCATTGGTTCCTTCCCCCAGACCATAGAACTCAGAAGAGTCCGCCGTGAATACAAAGCCAAAAA GATCTCTGAGGAGGAATATATCTCCTCTATAAAAGAGGAAATCAAGAAAGTTGTCAAGCTTCAGGAGGAGCTTGACATCGATGTTCTTGTTCATGGAGAGCCAGAG AGGAACGACATGGTTGAGTACTTCGGCGAGCAATTGTCTGGCTTCGCCTTCACTGCCAATGGGTGGGTGCAATCTTATGGATCTCGCTGTGTGAAGCCACCGATTATTTATGGTGATGTGAGTCGGCCCAAGCCAATGACCGTCTTCTGGTCCACTGCTGCCCAGAGCATGACCAAGCGCCCAATGAAGGGAATGCTTACAGGCCCAGTTACCATTCTTAACTGGTCCTTTGTACGAAACGACCAACCCAG ATTCGAAACCTGCTATCAAATCGCTTTGGCCATTAAGGACGAAGTTGAGGATCTTGAGAAGGCAGGAATTACTGTGATCCAAATTGACGAAGCTGCACTGAGAGAAGGATTGCCTCTGAGGAAGGCTGAACATGCTTTCTACCTAGACTGGGCCGTCCACTCATTCCGAATCACCAACTCTGGTGTCGAGGACACAACCCAG ATCCACACCCACATGTGCTACTCCAACTTCAACGACATCATCCACTCCATTATCGACATGGATGCTGATGTGATCACGATTGAAAACTCCCGGTCTGATGAGAAGCTGCTATCTGTGTTCCGTGAAGGCGTGAAATATGGTGCTGGAATTGGTCCTGGTGTGTACGATATCCACTCCCCGAGAATACCATCTACTGAAGAAATTGCGGACAGAATCAATAAGATGCTTGCTGTTCTTGAAACCAACATCTTGTGGGTAAATCCCGATTGTGGCCTGAAAACGCGCAAGTATGGTGAAGTGAAGCCTGCACTCGAAAACATGGTTTCTGCAGCAAAACTCCTTCGCACTCAGCTTGCAAGTGCTAAATGA
- the LOC142528606 gene encoding uncharacterized protein LOC142528606 encodes MERKSGAQALEIHEFEPFCKWQRKEDRDILEIHLQDFEKEQLRVQISHQATLKISGERSINPSRKSKFYKELKISNIYDSSTISAKFVNDCLHITMPKIKNRVTEKDDKRVIGSKDDQRPKMESTKDEATALPSNDVGNTNAYIEDEFRGRKWVASALKVAKTAVIVAAMGVTVAALVSYVIYMYKSTVVEVDDCNY; translated from the exons ATGGAAAGAAAATCAGGTGCTCAAGCGCTTGAAATTCACGAATTCGAACCATTTTGTAAATGGCAACGCAAGGAGGATCGTGACATTCTTGAAATCCATCTCCAAG attTCGAAAAGGAACAGCTAAGAGTGCAAATTAGCCATCAAGCGACTCTAAAGATTTCAGGGGAACGCTCAATAAATCCATCGCGGAAAAGTAAATTCTACAAGGAactaaaaatatcaaacatCTATGATTCCTCAACAATTAGTGCAAAGTTTGTGAATGATTGTCTCCATATTACAATGCCCAAAATAAAAAACAGAGTCACTGAAAAGGATGACAAAAGGGTCATTGGATCCAAGGATGATCAAAGGCCTAAAATGGAGTCCACCAAAGATGAAGCCACGGCACTTCCTTCGAATGATGTAGGAAATACAAATGCATATATAGAAGATGAGTTCCGGGGACGGAAATGGGTGGCTTCAGCTTTGAAAGTGGCCAAGACAGCCGTGATCGTGGCAGCTATGGGCGTGACTGTGGCGGCGTTGGTGTCTTATGTTATTTATATGTACAAATCTACCGTTGTCGAGGTTGATGATTGTAATTACTAA